A genomic segment from Aegilops tauschii subsp. strangulata cultivar AL8/78 chromosome 1, Aet v6.0, whole genome shotgun sequence encodes:
- the LOC109758792 gene encoding soluble inorganic pyrophosphatase 4 — MAPAIEAVEKVKVASTPVKPPVLNERILSSMTRRPGSAHSWHDLEIGPDAPTIFNCVIEIRRGSKVKYELDKKTGLIMVDRVLYSSVVYPHNYGFIPRTLCDDSDPMDVLVIMQEPVVPGCFLRAKAIGLMPMIDQGEADDKIIAVCADDPEYKHFNDIKELPPHRLAEIRRFFEDYKKNENKEVAVNDFLPATAAYEAIQHSMDLYATYVVEGLRR, encoded by the exons ATGGCTCCCGCTATTGAGGCAGTGGAGAAGGTCAAGGTGGCAAGCACACCCGTTAAGCCTCCTGTTCTTAATGAAAGAATACTGTCATCCATGACCCGCAGACCTGGTTCAGCGCATTCATGGCATGATCTTGAGATAG GCCCTGATGCACCAACTATCTTCAACTGT GTCATTGAGATACGTAGGGGCAGCAAGGTTAAATATGAACTTGACAAGAAAACTGGACTGATAATG GTGGACCGTGTGCTTTATTCATCAGTGGTGTACCCTCAcaactatggattcattccccgCACGCTGTGTGATGACAGTGATCCGATGGATGTGCTAGTTATTATGCAG GAGCCAGTTGTGCCGGGCTGTTTCCTCCGCGCAAAGGCCATTGGCCTCATGCCTATGATTGACCAG GGAGAGGCAGATGATAAGATCATTGCAGTGTGCGCTGACGACCCTGAGTACAAGCATTTCAATGATATCAAGGAGCTCCCACCTCACCGGTTGGCTGAAATCAGACGCTTCTTTGAGGACT ACAAGAAGAATGAGAACAAGGAAGTTGCTGTGAACGACTTTCTGCCCGCGACTGCTGCTTACGAGGCCATTCAGCATTCCAT GGATCTGTATGCTACTTACGTCGTGGAGGGCCTGCGGAGGTAG
- the LOC109758793 gene encoding histone H2A.2.1 — protein sequence MDGSKAKKVAAKKFGGPRKKSVTKSIKAGLQFPVGRIGRYLKKGRYAQRVGSGAPVYLAAVLEYLAAEVLELAGNAAKDNKKTRIVPRHLLLAIRNDQELGRLLSGVTIAHGGVIPNINPVLLPKKAAEKAEKAGAAPKSPKKTTKSPKKATKA from the exons ATGGACGGCAGCAAGGCGAAGAAGGTGGCGGCGAAGAAGTTCGGCGGGCCGAGGAAGAAGTCGGTGACCAAGTCCATCAAGGCCGGGCTCCAGTTCCCCGTCGGCCGCATCGGGCGCTACCTCAAGAAGGGCCGCTACGCCCAGCGCGTCGGCTCCGGCGCCCCCGTCTACCTCGCCGCCGTCCTCGAGTACCTCGCAGCAGAG GTGCTGGAGCTGGCCGGGAACGCCGCCAAGGACAACAAGAAGACCCGGATCGTGCCCAGGCACCTGCTGCTGGCCATCCGCAACGACCAGGAGCTCGGGAGGCTGCTGAGCGGCGTCACCATCGCCCACGGCGGCGTGATCCCCAACATCAACCCGGTGCTGCTCCCCAAGAAGGCCGCTGAGAAGGCTGAGAAGGCCGGCGCCGCCCCCAAGTCGCCCAAGAAGACCACCAAGTCCCCCAAGAAGGCCACCAAGGCCTAG